The Polyangium mundeleinium genome contains the following window.
GGCTCGTCGGTGGACCAGTTCAGGAAGGACGCGGAAAACCCGTTCGACCAGCGGTAATCCCCCTCGGTGACGCGGTCATGGAGGTCGATCCAGTAGCCTTGCGTGCCCACGGCGAACGGCTGCAAGAACGTGTTCTCGGGGAGGTTCTCGATGCGGGCGAGGCCGTAGCCGCGCCCCTCGCACATCGCTTGCGCCTTTGCATGATCGAGCTGGTCCTGGCAGACGCGGTATTCGTGGCCGCCCTGCACGTACGTCTGGCAATCGCAGATCCCGTCCTCGTCGATCCGCTCGTCGCCGTCGTCGTCGACGCCATTGCAGGTCTCCGTCACGAGGGCCTGCGGATCCTCGTCGGTGAAGCCCTCGTTCTCGGCGCCGGCGTCGGCGAAGCAGCCGGCGATCGGGGCCGCGCAGAGCACGAGCGGGGCGGCGAGGAGCAACGAGCGGAGCGAGGAACGGAAAACACGCGTCGTCGAGAGCATGGCGAGAGACCTCCGGGGAGCCACGCCTTCCGCGCCGTTCATCGGGCGGGGTGGCTCGTCGTTCGCCGGGGAGCGATTGCGTGATCCGTGCCAGCCCCGAACCGAGCGAAGATCATGGGGTTTTCGAGGGAGACGCGCGCGCAGGTCCCGCGGGGATCGATCCGATCGGCGATCGATCGATCCATCGATCGATCACCTGATCGATCGATGGCCTCCGCGTGCTCGTGGGACGTTACGCGTCCCCGCCGCCCATCAGCCGATCCACGCGCCGCTTCATCATGATGCGCGTGATCCCGAGCAGCCGCGCCGCCTCGCTCACGTTGCCTTTCGCCCGCGACATGGCCTCTTCCACGAGCATTTTTTCCGTCGGTTCGAGCTCGGCGAATTGCTCGGCCAGGCTCTTGCCCCGCGGCTGCCCCGGCTTCGGCCGCGCCGCGCCGAGCCGCGGCGAGAGGTCGTGCGCGTCCACGAGCGGACCGTCCGCGTGGATCACCGCGCGCTCGACCTCGTTGCGGAGCTCGCGCACGTTGCCCGGCCAATCGTGCCGCAGGAGCGCCGATTGCGCTGCCTCGGAAAATCCTTCGATTCGTTTGCCCATGGCCGACGCCGATTTGCGCATCAGCGCCATGGCGATGAGCAGGACGTCGCTCTCGCGCTCGCGCAGCGGCGGCACCTCGATTTCGACGACTGCGATTCGATAGTACAGATCCTCGCGGAACCGCTTCTCGGTGATCTCCTTCATCAGGTCCTTGTGCGTCGCGCTCACCACGCGCACGTCGACCTTCTGCGTCCGCTCCGCGCCGAGCGGCTGGATCTCGCCCTCCTGCAGCGCGCGCAGGAGCTTGGCTTGCGCCGGCAGCGCGAGATCGCCGATTTCGTCGAGGAACAAGGTTCCCCCGTCCGCGAGCGCGAATTTGCCGCGTTTCTTCGCGACCGCCCCCGTGAACGCGCCCTTCTCGTAGCCGAAGAGCTCACTCTCCAGCATCGTCTCCGGGATCGCGGCGCAGTTCAGCGTCACGAAGGGCCGCGCCGCGCGCGCGCTCGATTCGTGTAGCGCCCGCGCCACGAGCTCCTTGCCGGAGCCGCTCTCGCCTCGCACGAGCACGTTTGCGTGCCCCGCCGCCGCGTATTTCGTGATCTGCGCCCGGAGCTGCGTCATCGCCGCGCTCCGGCCGATGATTTCTTCCGCGACGCCGCCCCCCGTGAACGCCTCCGCGAGGGCCTCCGCCCGCTGGTAGCGCTCGGCGCTCTCCAGGGCCGCGCTGACGAGGTGCCCGAGCGCCGTCAGATACGCGAGATCGTCCGGCCCAAAGCGCTCCGCCTCCTGCCGATCGTCCACGTACAAGAGGCCCACCGGCCGCGCCGAGAGCCCGAGCGGCACGGCCATCGCCGATACGATCCGCTCGCGGTGCATCGTCGCGAGCCCCGCGTCCCGCAGCGCGTCGCGCACGATGACGGCCTCGCGCCGGCCGAGCGTCGCTTCGAGCACCGCGCGCGAGAGGACCACGTCCGCCGAGGAGCCGCGCCGCGCCCGGCAATAGCGGCGCACGATGCCGCGGGTCGCGTCGCCGAGCCCCACGAGCGCGCGCTCGCCGCCGAGCACGTCCACGATGGCTTCGAGCATTTCGCCGAGCATCACCTCGGTGTCGCCCATCGCCCCGATCGCGCGGCTCACGTCGAAGAGGAGCGACAGGCGCCGATCCGCCTCGGCCTTGCGCGGAGGCGGCCCCGCGGCCGTGACCTGGTGGTGCACGATCGTCCGCTCGTCCTCCTCGTGGAGCTCGAGCAGCACGTTGCCGATCTGGATCCGGTCACCGGCGACGAGCGTGTGCGCCGTGATCGGCTCGCCATTCACCCGCGTGCCGTGCCGCGAGCCGAGGTCGCAGAGCTCGAAGCCTTTTTCGGAGCGCGTGAGCGTCGCGTGTTTTCGTGAGACCTGGTGATCGTCGAGGACGAGCTCGTTTTGCTCGTGCCGCCCGATGTGGAGGACGTCCGGGAGCGGCACGGAATAGGCCATCTGGCCCGGCTTGCGCACGACGAGGTGGGGCATGGTCCTCGCGTGCATCGTAGAGGATCGTTCTGCCCGACTGAACGTGGATCTCGTGCGTGCCGCAACGGAAACCGGGCGAGGCGAGGTTCCTTGCGATCAGGCGGGCGGTTCGGGGACCGGATACGGCGCGGGCGGTTCGGGGACGGGGTACGCGGCCGGCGGCTCGGGGACCGGGTAGGGGGCGGGCGGCTCGGGCGTCGCGTAGGCCTCGGGCGCGGCCGGCACCGGATAGGTCTCCGGGGGAATGGGCGGCACGTACGGCGCGTCGGCGGCGGCCGAGGGGGCCGCTGCGATCGGCGGGCGCGGCGCGAGCGGGGATTCGGGGATCACGGGCGGCGGGGGAAGGGGCGGCGCCTCGGGGACGCGCGGGCCTTCTCCTGCGCCGGCGGGCGGATCGAGCTTCGGCACAAAGACCTCGGGAATGGCCGGCATGGGCGGCACCTCGACCTCGGGGATCGCGGGGAGGGGGACTGGGTTCGCCTTCGTCTCCTGCGGGCTCGCGTCGCTCATGACGCGTTCGACTTTGTCACGAGGCGTGCTCGGGGGCGAGCGGGGCCTTGGGGCTTCGGGCCTTTTTATTGCGCTCCGCGCCTCGCGCGTGGGCGAGCGGCCGCGCGGCTCGTACGAGCGCGTCGCGGAGCCAGCGCGCGCCGGGATCCTCGTGCGTCCTTTCGTGCCACATCATCGTCATCGTGACCGGCGCGAGGTCGAGCTCGGGGGGCGGCTCGAACGTGGCGAGCGGCAGGAGCGCGGTGAACGTCGCGGCCACGTGGGCGAGCATGGTCGTCACGTGATTCGACGTCGCCACGATGTGAGGCACGACCAAAAAATGCGGGACGGTGAGGGCCACGCGGCGGACGAGCCCCTGTTTCGCGAGCGCGCCGTCCACGATCCCGCCCGGCGTCCCGCGCGGGGAGACGAGCACGTGCGAGAGCTCCGCGTACGTCGCGAGATCGAGCTTTCCGTGCGCCCGCGGGTGATCGGCGCGCGCCACGCCGACGAACGTGTCCTGGAAGAGCGGCACGCGGCGCACGTCGAGGGGCAGCGATTCGTGCTCGAAGCGCCCGACCGCCACATCCATTTCGCCCTCGCAGAGCGAATCGGCGGCCGGAGGAACGCCGATGGGCAGGATGTGCAGCGTGAGGTTCGGCGCTTCGCGGGAGAGGATTTCTTCGAGCGCGGGCAAAAGGACGAACTGCACGTAGTCCGTGGCCCCGAGCTTGAGCGTGCGCCGGCTCGTCTTCGGGTCGAACGAGGGCAGCGGCGCGAGCAGCGCTTCGAGCTCTTCGACGACGGCCCGGGCGCGGGGCACGAGGGCCTCGGCGCGGGGCGTGAGCGCCATGGTGCGGCCCACGCGCACGAGCAGCGGATCGCCCAGCGTCTCGCGGAGCCGGGCGAGCGTGTGGCTCATCGCCGGCTGGCTGAGCCCGATCCGCTTGGCGGCCTCCGTGACGCTGCGCTCCTGGAGAAGGGCGTCCAGGGCGACGACGAGGTTCACGTCGATGCCTGCAAGATTCATCGCCCGAACGAGGGCTACACGATCCCCGCAGAGGCGCCAATCCTCTCGCGCTTATGGAAGTGCATCTATAATCGATCCTCATCTCCTCGGCGGTCTGTCAGGGGCCATCCTCGGCGAATCCCGTTGACCCTCGCACGAGGATGCCTGTAACTGTTTGTAAACGAACGTTCGTTCTGTTGGGCGATTTCCACAGGAGCGGCCCATGCGTACCTACTTTGCTTGTGTGCTTGCGTTCGTTTCCCTCCTCGCCTGCGGGGAGAACGTCGACAACCCGTCGACGGGCTCGGGAGGCAGCGGCGCGGCCGGTGGAGCCCCGGGCACCGGGGGACTCGGCGGCGGCGGCGCGGGGGGTGACGGCGGAGGTGTCGGAGGGGCCGGTGGCGTTGGTGGAGCCGGAGGGGCGGAGCCGAGCCCGTATTTCGTCGATCTCGATTTGCCCGAAGCGTCCACGCCGCCGATCCCCACGAATGGCATCGACGTGACGTTTTACGCCGACGTCGCGTATGGCTCGGACCCGCTTCATCGGTTCGACATCTTCCTGCCGAAGAGCGCCGCGCCCACACCGCTCCTGATCTACATCCACGGCGGCGGGTTCACCGGCGGGGACAAGGCGGAGAAGTACAACGCGAAGGTCACGAGCGTGCTCGCCCAAGGCGTCGCCGTGGCGAGCCTCAATTATCGGCTGCTCGATCCCGTAGATACCGAGGGGGTCGCAAAGCCGCTCGGCGACTGCCGGCGTGCATTGCAGTTCCTCCGGTACCACGCGAGCGAGCTGAACCTCGACGCGAGCAAGGTCGCGCTGCTGGGAAGTTCGGCGGGCGCGGGCACGAGCTTGTGGCTCGCATTTCACGACGACATGGCCGTCGCCGGCAGCGCCGATCCGGTGGCAAAGCAATCGACCCGGCCGGTCGCGGTCGCGGCGAATGCCACGCAGGCCACGTATGATCTGATCAAATGGGAGACGGTCGTCTTCACCGAATACGGCTTCTCGATGGTCGACACCGCCGTCGCGTTGGGGCTCGAGCAGCGCTTTGCCTCGTTCTACGGAATGGGATCGATGAGCGAGATCGATACGCCGCCCATCCAGGCCTATCGCGCCGACGTCGACATGCTCGGGCTGCTGAGCGCCGGTGATCCGCCCGTGTACGTGCACAACGCGCTCGCGACGGTGGAGTCCCCCAAGAACACGAGCGAGCTCTTTCACCACGCTTACCATGCGCGCGCGGTCATGCAGGCCGCGCAGGCTGCGGGGGTGCCGGTGGTGGCCAAGATCGAGGCCCTCGGCGTGGACACGTCGATGGGCCAGGACGAATGGGCCTTCCTGCTCGCCAAGCTGAAGTGACGCCGCTGTCGAACCTCGCCACGCGAAAGGACGCGGTGCTGGGCTGCGCTACGCCGACGTCGCTCAGGTCCCCGGCGTCGGGTCTGGCGCGTAAAACTTGGTCGTGTTCTCGACGGCCTTCTGCGCATCGGCTGCCGATGCACCGGCGGCCTGGTTCGCGGCGCCCCAGGCGACGCTGCTGCCGGTGATGAACATCCGCGCCTCCGGCGTCAGCCCCCAGGCGTCCTTGTCTTCGATGAACAAGGAACGGAGCTCGTAACACAGGCCGAGGAGCGTGAGATCCCAGCCGACGCCGACGGCGCCGGGACCGTATTCGGGCCACATGCCGGGCGGGGCGATGGCGGCGTGCTCGAGCTCGAGGACCGTCTCCTCATTTTCGCCGACCGACAGCCGCACCTCGACCTTGCTGTTCCCGTCATCCTGCGGGGCCACCGTCCACGTCACTTCGAGCAGGCGGGGAGGCTCGCAGCGCAGGATCTTGCCGCCGGCATTTCCTTTGAGCTGGTAATGACCGCCGACGCGCAGGTCGCCCGTGAGGGGGAGAAACCAGCGCTGGACGCGGGCCGGGGTCGTGATCGCATCCCAGACGTCCTCGATCGCCGCATCGTAGCTCCGTCGTAACTTCACCGTGTGGCCTTCGCCCCCGGGCATGGTTTTGGGGCCGGTCGAGCGATGGACGGCGTTGAGCTCCTTCACGAGGTCGATCATGGTTTGTCCTTCTCCCTTGGGGTCGTGTCGTCGTTCGTGGACGAACGCGCTTCGGCCTTCAAGCGGCGCTCGCGTTTGCCGCGCGCGAGCTCCGTGGCCAGCGCGTCCAGGCGCTGCTCCCAGAATTGGCGGAAGCGATCGAGCCACAGGTCGACCTCCTGCAAAGGCCGGACGTCGACCGCATACAGCCGGCGGGTGCCCTCCGCCCGGACCGTGGCAAATCCGTTGTCCCGCAGCACCTTCAGGTGCAGCGATACCGCCGGCTGCGAAATCCCGAACTCCCTCTGGATGACCTCGGTGATCGCCCCAGAAGTTTGCTCACCGTCGGCGAGCAGCTCGAGGATCCGGCGGCGGACCGGGTCCCCGAGGACGTCGAACGCTTCCACGGCGGATGAGTATCACCATCCGCTTATATTAGTCAAGGCTGATGATCGTGTCAGGGGGCGCAGAGCGCCGTCATCTCGATCCGCTGCCCGCGTGAGAGCCCTTCCGCATCCGCGTACGCCGCGTCGAGCGCCGCGAGTACCGTCGAGAGCGTCGTTTGATCGAGCACGCTCGACGGATCCAGCGACGCGAGATCCTGCCCGACGAAGTTCTTCGGGCACGCGTCGACGACCGGGAGCGATCGCCCGGCCTTTCGTTCGGTAAAACGAATGGGCAAGCCGTGCGTCCGGCAGATCGTGGGGCGCGCCTCGTACACGGCGCAGCGGCCGTCCTCGCCGAGGGCCGGACAATCCGTCCCCTCGGGCTCGGCCGCCCGTGCCGCCACCCTTTGCCGCTCCTCGGCGGGCAGGCGATCGAGCGCTTCCAGCACCTCCGCCGCCTCGATCGTCGTGACCGAGAATCGCCGCCGGCAGCAGTCGTCGCAGCCCGCGTGGCAGGTGAGGGCCTCGCCATGCCGGCTCTGCGCGCGCGCGAAAAACGAGTCGACCTTGAGGAAGAGCTCGTGCAAGCGCTCGCGAGGAGAGGGCGTTTGGACCTCGGACATCCCGGCTCTCTAGCATCCGCCCGCGCCAAACACGAGCCGAGGCGCGCGTCCAAGCCCCCCGTTTGCCTCACGCGAGCCGGCTCGGGTAGGCTCGCCCCATGTCCATGACGCCGCCGCCGGGCCCGAACGAGCCGATCGACATCACGGTGATCCTCCACGAACGTTCGCGCGCGGAGCTCCTGGACTTCGTAATCGAGGGCTCCGATCCCGCGAGCCCGCGCTTCGGCCATCACCTCTCGCGCGCCGAGCTCGCGGGCCTCGTCGCGCTCCACGACGTGCAGATCGACGCCGTGCACACGTGGCTCCGGCACGCCGGCCTCGAACCCCTGCCGTCCGGGCCCGTCGGCCGACAGCTCATCGTCGTGCGCGCGCCCGAGGAGCCGATCCGCCGCGCCTTCGGCCGCCACCTCGCCGATTGGCTCCGCGAACCGACCGGCCACCGCGCCCCGCGCGTCGACACCGCCGTGCCGCGGGATCTCGCCGGCTTCATTCAGGCCGTCCACGGCCTGCGCAACGCCCCCGAGGCCCGCAGCTCCATGGTCTCCCGCGCGCGGCAAGAAGAAGTTCCGGTCGAGCTCCGCGAGGGATTTCCTTTTTCGGTCCGCAGCGAACCGGGAAAACCCCCGCCGAACCTCGCCGGCGTCACGCCCGCCGACATCCGCCGCATTTATTCGTTCCCGGACCACCTCACGGGCGAGGGGGAGACCATTGCGCTGCTCATGCTCGGCGGCTCCATCGACATCGGCGACCTGCACCTCTTCTGGCGCGCGCACGGCATCACGCCGCCCGCGGTGGAGATGATCGATCTCGGGCCCACGCGCGGTGGCCGGCTCGTGGATCCGCTGCACCGGCTCGAGGCCACGATGACCGTCGCCTGGGCCGGCGCGATGGCGCCCGGGGCGCGGCTCGTCGTGTATTTCGTCGACCCCGAGGTCATCGCCGATCCCTGGTCCATGTTCCTGCTCGCCGTCATCGGCGACGAGGCCCGCGACGTCACGGTGGCCTCGACGAGCTGGATCACCCCCGAGCGGAAGTATTATCGCATCTTCGGATCGAGCGTCGTCACGGGCCTGCTCGATCAAGCCGCGGCGCTCGGGATCACCGTGGTCAGCGCGGCGGGCGATTGGGGCGCGCTCGACGGCATTCCGCGCCGCATGGTCGACGGCTACGCCGTGAGCGACGCGCCCTGGCCGCACGGCGTGTTTCCCGCGGTCGAGGAGCGCGTGCTCAGCGTCGGCGGGACCATGATCACCTGCCTCGATCCGCTCACCGAGCTCGCCTGGAGTGGCCCGCCGCCGGTCGCCGTGGCCAAAATGGTACAATTCACGCAGCTCGCATCGAGCGGCGGCTTCAGCCAGGACGTCCCCACGCCCGCGTGGCAACGCGACAGCTTGCGCAAATGGTATGCGCGCGGCGCGAATTCACCCGCGGTCGTCCCGTATGGC
Protein-coding sequences here:
- a CDS encoding S53 family peptidase, which codes for MSMTPPPGPNEPIDITVILHERSRAELLDFVIEGSDPASPRFGHHLSRAELAGLVALHDVQIDAVHTWLRHAGLEPLPSGPVGRQLIVVRAPEEPIRRAFGRHLADWLREPTGHRAPRVDTAVPRDLAGFIQAVHGLRNAPEARSSMVSRARQEEVPVELREGFPFSVRSEPGKPPPNLAGVTPADIRRIYSFPDHLTGEGETIALLMLGGSIDIGDLHLFWRAHGITPPAVEMIDLGPTRGGRLVDPLHRLEATMTVAWAGAMAPGARLVVYFVDPEVIADPWSMFLLAVIGDEARDVTVASTSWITPERKYYRIFGSSVVTGLLDQAAALGITVVSAAGDWGALDGIPRRMVDGYAVSDAPWPHGVFPAVEERVLSVGGTMITCLDPLTELAWSGPPPVAVAKMVQFTQLASSGGFSQDVPTPAWQRDSLRKWYARGANSPAVVPYGRGFPDVALMASGPSVQRGEVLSALGYQAVIGRNWIDYAGGTSMAAPIWAAIIALANEGRRRAGKGRVGFVNPALYSLRKADPPAFRDITIGQTDVCVRVANSVGKAVVQRVDGYSACADWDPVTGLGVPHVTNLIEHLVALGKPLEGAGKGG
- a CDS encoding YkgJ family cysteine cluster protein, with translation MSEVQTPSPRERLHELFLKVDSFFARAQSRHGEALTCHAGCDDCCRRRFSVTTIEAAEVLEALDRLPAEERQRVAARAAEPEGTDCPALGEDGRCAVYEARPTICRTHGLPIRFTERKAGRSLPVVDACPKNFVGQDLASLDPSSVLDQTTLSTVLAALDAAYADAEGLSRGQRIEMTALCAP
- a CDS encoding ArsR/SmtB family transcription factor, which encodes MEAFDVLGDPVRRRILELLADGEQTSGAITEVIQREFGISQPAVSLHLKVLRDNGFATVRAEGTRRLYAVDVRPLQEVDLWLDRFRQFWEQRLDALATELARGKRERRLKAEARSSTNDDTTPREKDKP
- a CDS encoding sigma 54-interacting transcriptional regulator, yielding MHARTMPHLVVRKPGQMAYSVPLPDVLHIGRHEQNELVLDDHQVSRKHATLTRSEKGFELCDLGSRHGTRVNGEPITAHTLVAGDRIQIGNVLLELHEEDERTIVHHQVTAAGPPPRKAEADRRLSLLFDVSRAIGAMGDTEVMLGEMLEAIVDVLGGERALVGLGDATRGIVRRYCRARRGSSADVVLSRAVLEATLGRREAVIVRDALRDAGLATMHRERIVSAMAVPLGLSARPVGLLYVDDRQEAERFGPDDLAYLTALGHLVSAALESAERYQRAEALAEAFTGGGVAEEIIGRSAAMTQLRAQITKYAAAGHANVLVRGESGSGKELVARALHESSARAARPFVTLNCAAIPETMLESELFGYEKGAFTGAVAKKRGKFALADGGTLFLDEIGDLALPAQAKLLRALQEGEIQPLGAERTQKVDVRVVSATHKDLMKEITEKRFREDLYYRIAVVEIEVPPLRERESDVLLIAMALMRKSASAMGKRIEGFSEAAQSALLRHDWPGNVRELRNEVERAVIHADGPLVDAHDLSPRLGAARPKPGQPRGKSLAEQFAELEPTEKMLVEEAMSRAKGNVSEAARLLGITRIMMKRRVDRLMGGGDA
- a CDS encoding SRPBCC family protein encodes the protein MIDLVKELNAVHRSTGPKTMPGGEGHTVKLRRSYDAAIEDVWDAITTPARVQRWFLPLTGDLRVGGHYQLKGNAGGKILRCEPPRLLEVTWTVAPQDDGNSKVEVRLSVGENEETVLELEHAAIAPPGMWPEYGPGAVGVGWDLTLLGLCYELRSLFIEDKDAWGLTPEARMFITGSSVAWGAANQAAGASAADAQKAVENTTKFYAPDPTPGT
- a CDS encoding alpha/beta hydrolase, with the translated sequence MRTYFACVLAFVSLLACGENVDNPSTGSGGSGAAGGAPGTGGLGGGGAGGDGGGVGGAGGVGGAGGAEPSPYFVDLDLPEASTPPIPTNGIDVTFYADVAYGSDPLHRFDIFLPKSAAPTPLLIYIHGGGFTGGDKAEKYNAKVTSVLAQGVAVASLNYRLLDPVDTEGVAKPLGDCRRALQFLRYHASELNLDASKVALLGSSAGAGTSLWLAFHDDMAVAGSADPVAKQSTRPVAVAANATQATYDLIKWETVVFTEYGFSMVDTAVALGLEQRFASFYGMGSMSEIDTPPIQAYRADVDMLGLLSAGDPPVYVHNALATVESPKNTSELFHHAYHARAVMQAAQAAGVPVVAKIEALGVDTSMGQDEWAFLLAKLK
- a CDS encoding C-type lectin domain-containing protein; the protein is MLSTTRVFRSSLRSLLLAAPLVLCAAPIAGCFADAGAENEGFTDEDPQALVTETCNGVDDDGDERIDEDGICDCQTYVQGGHEYRVCQDQLDHAKAQAMCEGRGYGLARIENLPENTFLQPFAVGTQGYWIDLHDRVTEGDYRWSNGFSASFLNWSTDEPNNANNEDCGMMWDKLIWYDEEFHACFTTGKDGKRVEVPCDESMNAPFETQSVPPDLGCTTPDDCDRSAGDTNG
- a CDS encoding LysR family transcriptional regulator — translated: MNLAGIDVNLVVALDALLQERSVTEAAKRIGLSQPAMSHTLARLRETLGDPLLVRVGRTMALTPRAEALVPRARAVVEELEALLAPLPSFDPKTSRRTLKLGATDYVQFVLLPALEEILSREAPNLTLHILPIGVPPAADSLCEGEMDVAVGRFEHESLPLDVRRVPLFQDTFVGVARADHPRAHGKLDLATYAELSHVLVSPRGTPGGIVDGALAKQGLVRRVALTVPHFLVVPHIVATSNHVTTMLAHVAATFTALLPLATFEPPPELDLAPVTMTMMWHERTHEDPGARWLRDALVRAARPLAHARGAERNKKARSPKAPLAPEHAS